The proteins below come from a single Drosophila miranda strain MSH22 chromosome Y unlocalized genomic scaffold, D.miranda_PacBio2.1 Contig_Y1_pilon, whole genome shotgun sequence genomic window:
- the LOC117191587 gene encoding ATP-dependent RNA helicase DHX8-like produces the protein MLTVVGCDLQQLEYLSLVSKICTELDNHLGINDKDLAQFIIDLENKNQSYDAFRKALLENGAEFPDSLVQNLQRIINLMRPSRPRGGSEENIGSGSSKDDKKTQLMKMFPGLAMPNDKYSQSEGQDEEAKEKHSVGKKTDLSDVDAAMMELEALAPGEGKTDDKKEIKESRERPHKRRERSRSREKDRDTRKRSRSREDRNRERRRSKSREDRHRERRRSRSRDKERRRSSRSREHRDRERERRRSRSRDDRERDRGRRRSSSRDRHERRQRSRSRSGDRGDRRQEKMPPPSTVMADDPEAGKIYSGKVANIVPFGCFVQLFGLRKRWEGLVHISQLRAEGRVTDVTEVVVRNQTVRVKVMSLTGQKVSLSMKEVDQESGRDLNPLSHTPEDDDSLRDRNPDGPFSSSTSMLNLQGNSLDGDENESRKRVTRISSPERCEIKQMISSGVLDRSEMPDFDEETGLLPKDEDDEADIEIGIVEEEPPFLSGHGRALHDLSPVRIVKNPDGSLTPAAMMQSALSKERREQKMLQREPEMEALPTNLNKNWIDPLPEEDTRNLAANMRGMGAATAEVPEWKKHVIGGKKSSFGKKTDLILSLSVGDQGDRNIRFSRNF, from the exons ATGTTAACCGTCGTCGGTTGCGATTTGCAGCAATTGGAGTATCTGTCGCTGGTCTCGAAGATCTGCACAGAGCTCGATAATCACTTGGGCATCAATGACAAGGACCTGGCCCAGTTCATCATCGATTTGGAGAACAAGAATCAATCGTACGATGCCTTCCGCAAAGCTCTGCTCGAGAACGGCGCCGAGTTTCCAGACTCCCTCGTCCAAAATCTGCAGCGCATCATCAACTTAATGCGGCCCAGTCGGCCGAGAGGCGGGAGCGAAGAGAATATCGGCTCTGGCAGCAGCAAAGATGACAAGAAAACGCAGCTGATGAAAATGTTCCCTGGCCTGGCCATGCCCAACGATAAATACAGCCAGAGCGAGGGCCAGGACGAGGAAGCCAAGGAAAAGCATTCGGTTGGCAAAAAGACAGACCTGAGTGACGTGGACGCGGCCATGATGGAGCTTGAGGCTCTGGCGCCTGGCGAGGGCAAGACCGATGATAAGAAAGAGATTAAGGAATCGAGAGAACGACCCCACAAGCGAAGGGAACGCAGCAGAAGTCGCGAGAAGGACAGGGATACTCGGAAGCGGAGCAGATCTCGCGAGGATAGGAATAGGGAGCGCCGCAGGAGCAAATCACGCGAGGACCGGCATAGGGAGCGTCGCAGGAGTAGATCTCGTGACAAAGAACGCCGCAGAAGCAGCAGATCACGCGAGCATCGCGATCGGGAACGGGAACGCCGCCGAAGCAGGTCCCGCGACGATCGCGAGCGAGATCGTGGTCGCCGCAGGTCCAGCTCTCGAGACCGCCACGAGCGTCGACAACGCAGTCGGTCGCGCTCTGGCGACCGTGGCGATCGCCGCCAGGAGAAAATGCCGCCCCCCAGCACAGTGATGGCCGACGATCCCGAGGCTGGCAAGATCTACTCCGGCAAGGTGGCCAACATTGTGCCCTTCGGGTGCTTTGTCCAGCTCTTCGGACTGCGCAAGCGCTGGGAGGGGCTGGTGCACATCTCGCAGCTGCGAGCCGAGGGCAGGGTCACCGACGTGACCGAAGTGGTGGTCCGCAATCAGACCGTGAGGGTCAAGGTGATGTCACTGACGGGTCAGAAAGTGTCGCTGTCCATGAAGGAAGTCGATCAGGAGTCGGGCAGGGACTTGAATCCCCTCTCGCACACCCCCGAGGATGATGACTCGCTGCGGGACCGCAATCCAGATGGTCccttcagcagcagcacctcCATGCTAAATCTGCAGGGCAACAGCCTGGACGGGGACGAGAACGAGTCAAGGAAGCGGGTTACCAGGATCTCCAGCCCCGAGCGATGCGAAATCAAACAGATGATTAGCTCTGGGGTCCTGGACAGGAGCGAAATGCCGGACTTTGACGAGGAGACAGGTCTGCTGCCCAAGGACGAGGACGACGAGGCGGACATCGAGATTGGGATTGTGGAGGAAGAGCCGCCATTCCTCTCGGGCCATGGCAGGGCCCTGCACGACCTATCGCCCGTGAGAATTGTCAAGAATCCCGACGGTTCGTTGACCCCGGCGGCCATGATGCAGTCGGCCCTGTCCAAGGAGCGGCGGGAGCAGAAAATGCTGCAGCGCGAACCAGAAATGGAGGCCCTGCCCACGAACCTCAACAAGAACTGGATCGATCCGCTGCCCGAGGAGGACACTCGCAATCTGGCGGCCAACATGCGTGGCATGGGCGCCGCCACCGCCGAGGTGCCCGAGTGGAAGAAGCACGTGATTGGCGGCAAGAAGTCATCCTTTGGCAAGAAGACGGAcctcattctctctctctctgtaggAGATCAAGGGGACAGGAACATAAG ATTTTCCCGGAATTTTTGA